ACTTAGTGGGCCAAATTATCAATAAGCTTCGTATCTGAACCTGATTATATGGGATTTCAAGGCGCTGACTAAGTGCTTTATGGACAAATCTAGCTGAGATAACGCTTGAAAAGCTGAGTACACAAAGCTTTCAAGAAAGTTTTAGATGAAATTAGCCCACTAAGTACGGAAGAGCCGATTTGCAGAAGAGAAATGGTATTATCTATGACAATCAACCATTATTATCGCAGATCAAAGCCTAAAGTTTTCAACGCTTCACGCAAGCGATCGCGTCCCGATAAAGACTCAGCCGAAATAACTCGCTTCACAGAATGCTCCGACCAGTCGCCTGGAATGTTCATCTTTTGCGAGGTGTAAAAAGCTTTCATGACCTCATTATACTGTGCGATTGCCTCATCTTGTTCTGCCAGCTTGTAAGTTTCCCGATGCAATACAGCCGACTGGGACAAACGTGGTTTAATAGCAGCAGGTTGAGCGGGATTTGGATAGCCCACGCACAATCCAAACACAGCAAAGACGTGTGGGGGCAAATTAAGAACTTCAGCGACTTCCTCAGGATGATTACGCAATGCACCAATATAAACCGTTCCCAAGCCAAGAGATTCAGCCGCTACAGTTGCATTTTGCGCTGCCAATGCTGCATCTATAGCTGCCATCAAGAACATTTCCAAATAATCCAAACCCTCATGAGGCAAACCGCGATTCTCAGC
This Scytonema hofmannii PCC 7110 DNA region includes the following protein-coding sequences:
- a CDS encoding NADPH-dependent oxidoreductase, translating into MTNPTELLHHRYGVDTINTDTPWNNTLANLLSHRSIRAYLSDPLPSGTLETLVAAAQSASTSSNLQTWSVVAVEDAQRKEKLSQLARNQAHIRQCPLFLVWLADLARLAYIAENRGLPHEGLDYLEMFLMAAIDAALAAQNATVAAESLGLGTVYIGALRNHPEEVAEVLNLPPHVFAVFGLCVGYPNPAQPAAIKPRLSQSAVLHRETYKLAEQDEAIAQYNEVMKAFYTSQKMNIPGDWSEHSVKRVISAESLSGRDRLREALKTLGFDLR